A region from the Leptospira venezuelensis genome encodes:
- a CDS encoding crotonase/enoyl-CoA hydratase family protein — protein sequence MKSYTYIQIEKKGPVFCIALNRPDARNAMNTQMIMELSDALTVYEDDPNSRCAVLYANGLHFTFGLELEDVAKSIIEQGRNFFQKGNINPWDTGGTGRVRKKPLITAVHGFCLTLGIELMLASDIALAAEKTIFAQMEVQRGILPFGGATIRFVRASGWGNAMKYILTGDTFDVSEAYRIGIVQEVLPKKELLARAIQLAEKISAQAPKAIDAVLANARKAIEVGDLEAIDDLVPLVTDCLKSEDGQEGIRSLLEKRTAVFKGK from the coding sequence ATGAAATCGTATACTTATATCCAAATTGAAAAGAAAGGTCCTGTGTTTTGTATCGCACTTAACCGCCCGGATGCAAGAAACGCGATGAATACACAAATGATCATGGAGTTAAGTGATGCGCTTACAGTTTACGAAGATGATCCAAATTCCAGATGTGCGGTTCTGTATGCGAATGGTCTTCATTTTACTTTCGGTTTAGAATTGGAAGATGTTGCTAAATCAATCATAGAACAAGGCAGAAATTTTTTCCAAAAGGGAAATATCAATCCTTGGGATACTGGCGGAACCGGTAGAGTTCGCAAAAAACCTTTAATCACTGCAGTTCATGGATTTTGCCTAACCTTAGGGATCGAATTAATGTTAGCCTCCGACATCGCTCTCGCAGCCGAAAAAACAATATTCGCTCAGATGGAAGTGCAAAGAGGAATTTTACCTTTTGGTGGAGCAACGATCCGATTTGTAAGAGCTTCCGGTTGGGGAAATGCAATGAAATATATCCTGACAGGTGATACTTTCGACGTTTCTGAGGCGTATCGGATCGGGATCGTGCAAGAAGTTTTACCTAAAAAAGAATTATTAGCAAGAGCGATACAACTTGCTGAAAAAATTTCCGCACAGGCTCCAAAGGCAATCGATGCAGTCCTCGCAAACGCAAGAAAAGCAATCGAAGTTGGAGATCTGGAAGCAATTGATGATCTAGTACCATTGGTTACCGATTGTTTAAAATCAGAAGACGGCCAAGAAGGAATCCGCTCCTTATTGGAAAAAAGAACTGCGGTCTTTAAGGGGAAATAG